Proteins encoded within one genomic window of Dermatophilus congolensis:
- a CDS encoding ribose-5-phosphate isomerase, producing the protein MRVHFGSDHAAFELKGVLMEHVRSLGHEVVDHGPLEYDALDDYPVFVVPAAEAVREDAGSFGVVLGGSGNGEQIAANKVKGVRCALGHSVQTAQLAREHNNAQCLAIGARTSSVELAKEMVTAFLQTPFSGDERHERRLAMLESYESTGEKPQA; encoded by the coding sequence ATGCGGGTTCATTTTGGTTCGGACCATGCTGCGTTCGAGCTCAAGGGTGTGCTGATGGAGCATGTGCGTTCGCTGGGTCATGAGGTGGTCGATCACGGGCCGCTGGAGTATGACGCTTTGGACGACTACCCGGTGTTTGTTGTGCCTGCTGCTGAGGCGGTGCGTGAGGATGCTGGCTCCTTTGGTGTTGTTTTGGGTGGTTCTGGTAACGGTGAGCAGATCGCGGCGAACAAGGTCAAGGGGGTGCGGTGCGCGTTGGGTCACAGCGTTCAGACGGCGCAGTTGGCGCGTGAGCACAACAATGCCCAGTGTTTGGCTATTGGGGCGCGTACGTCGTCGGTGGAGTTGGCCAAGGAGATGGTGACGGCCTTTTTGCAGACGCCGTTCTCTGGTGATGAGCGGCATGAGCGCCGGTTGGCGATGCTGGAGTCGTATGAGTCCACTGGTGAGAAGCCGCAGGCATGA